The following coding sequences are from one Diospyros lotus cultivar Yz01 chromosome 7, ASM1463336v1, whole genome shotgun sequence window:
- the LOC127806045 gene encoding protein SODIUM POTASSIUM ROOT DEFECTIVE 2 yields the protein MGKLRLGKVLDCLCISSGSSSCFCINSLENPDEFERQPLVPSEVKRLKDALAAPQTLAFQLKPKMVVLKVSMHCHGCARKVEKHISKMEGVSSYQVDLETKMVVVTGDIIPLEVLESVSKIKNAQLWAAPPTPC from the exons ATGGGAAAGCTTCGTCTTGGGAAGGTGCTGGATTGCCTGTGTATTTCTTCTGGTTCAAGCTCTTGTTTCTGCATCAATTCTTTAGAAAACCCAGATGAGTTTGAGAGACAGCCACTGGTTCCAAGTGAAGTGAAGAGATTGAAGGATGCTCTTGCAGCTCCCCAGACCCTGGCTTTCCAATTGAAGCCTAAG ATGGTGGTGCTAAAGGTTTCCATGCACTGCCACGGCTGTGCAAGAAAGGTTGAGAAACATATCTCAAAGATGGAAG GAGTGAGCTCCTACCAAGTGGACTTGGAAACCAAGATGGTGGTGGTGACTGGAGATATCATTCCTCTTGAAGTGTTGGAGAGTGTCTCAAAGATCAAGAATGCACAGCTTTGGGCAGCTCCTCCTACACCTTGCTAG
- the LOC127806044 gene encoding uncharacterized protein LOC127806044, with translation MAAKPLFVVALLILSLSHLSSSNAILDESSVPSPSTAHAELNNYGFPTGLLPADVLGYSLNTTSGEFAIRLGDDCKLTLPPDNYKATYSRRITGKIVAGRIADLDGIRVRAFFKWWSITGIRSSGDDLVFEVGMVTAKYPSKNFVESPACEGKRSDS, from the coding sequence ATGGCCGCCAAGCCGCTCTTCGTCGTTGCTCTCCTtatcctctccctctctcaccTCTCCTCTTCAAATGCTATCCTTGATGAGTCATCTGTACCTTCGCCGTCGACGGCCCACGCCGAGCTAAATAACTACGGCTTCCCCACCGGCCTGCTCCCGGCCGACGTGCTAGGCTACAGCCTCAACACCACCTCCGGCGAATTCGCCATCCGCCTCGGCGACGACTGCAAGCTCACCCTCCCTCCGGACAACTACAAGGCCACCTACTCCAGGCGCATCACCGGCAAAATCGTGGCCGGCCGCATCGCGGATCTCGACGGCATTAGGGTTCGGGCGTTCTTCAAGTGGTGGTCCATCACCGGCATCCGGTCCAGCGGCGACGATTTGGTGTTCGAGGTCGGCATGGTCACCGCCAAATACCCCTCCAAGAACTTTGTCGAGAGTCCAGCGTGCGAGGGCAAGCGCTCCGATTCGTAG